A region of Trypanosoma brucei brucei TREU927 chromosome 1, complete sequence DNA encodes the following proteins:
- a CDS encoding hypothetical protein, unlikely (unlikely gene predicted by glimmer) — protein sequence MYVNIRDAGETAVGKKEEKRNWNRGDIFTRIPRHLQ from the coding sequence atgtatgttAACATACGTGATGCTGGCGAAACAGCagtggggaaaaaagaagaaaagagaaactggAACCGTGGCGATATCTTCACCCGTATTCCGCGCCACCTTCAATAA
- a CDS encoding hypothetical protein, unlikely (unlikely gene predicted by glimmer) — MATQPQTITVPPCRNYLKSPPLPQLLDFPPLHSFFFHFSVWQQKRTERIEGSKLFIAHTKRKRK, encoded by the coding sequence ATGGCAACGCAGCCTCAAACAATTACGGTTCCACCTTGCCGCAACTATTTGAaatcccctccccttcctcagCTTTTggatttccctcctctccattcttttttttttcatttttcagtGTGGCAGCAAAAGAGGACGGAACGAATTGAGGGAAGCAAATTGTTCATAgcacacacgaaaagaaaaagaaaatga
- a CDS encoding hypothetical protein, unlikely (unlikely gene predicted by glimmer), which translates to MNGNLKKYRKLSPWIVHNPSCAKSHRNPALSSRCAHGRRLANQKKKGKANYYHLFIPSEETTKRKENQKKLRIIPIALPVTGGLIVVIRHQIRKEPQRP; encoded by the coding sequence ATGAATGGAAATTTAAAGAAATACCGCAAGTTGTCGCCGTGGATCGTGCATAACCCCTCTTGCGCCAAAAGTCACCGAAACCCCGCATTATCTTCGCGCTGTGCCCACGGCAGGCGGTTagcaaatcaaaaaaaaaagggaaaagccaattattatcatttatttattccgtCGGaggaaacaacgaaaaggaaggaaaatcaaaagaaaCTGCGGATAATACCGATTGCTTTGCCCGTTACTGGTGGTTTAATTGTGGTCATAAGGCACCAAATACGGAAGGAGCCGCAGCGCCCTTga